A DNA window from Hordeum vulgare subsp. vulgare chromosome 1H, MorexV3_pseudomolecules_assembly, whole genome shotgun sequence contains the following coding sequences:
- the LOC123437802 gene encoding probable protein phosphatase 2C 72, with the protein MLSSAMDYLRSCWGPTSSPDGRPRKGVDVAGRQDGLLWYKDAGQLVAGEFSMAVVQANNLLEDHSQVESGSLSTTDPDLQGSFVGVYDGHGGPETARYINDHMFNHLKGYASEQKCMSVDVIRKAFRATEEGFLSLVSNQWSMRPQLAAVGSCCLVGVICAGTLYVANVGDSRAILGRLVKGTGEVVAMQLSAEHNASFEEVRREMQAMHPDDPHIVVLKHNVWRVKGIIQITRSIGDVYLKRPEFNREPLHSKFRLPETFRRPLLSSEPAITVHQIQLTDQFIIFASDGLWEHLSNQKAVELVHSSPRNGIARKLVKAAMQEAAKKREMRYSDLKKIDRGVRRHFHDDITVVVVFFDSNAIAMDAWSRPTVSLRGGGVALPANSLAPFSGS; encoded by the exons ATGCTATCGTCTGCGATGGATTACCTGAGATCTTGCTGGGGTCCCACGTCGTCGCCGGACGGGCGCCCCCGCAAGGGAGTGGATGTTGCAGGCCGGCAGGACGGGCTCCTGTGGTACAAGGACGCCgggcagctcgtcgccggcgagtTCTCGATGGCCGTGGTCCAGGCCAATAACCTGCTGGAGGACCACAGTCAGGTGGAATCCGGGTCGCTGAGCACCACCGATCCCGACCTGCAGGGCTCCTTCGTCGGCGTCTATGATGGCCATGGTGGACCGGAGACGGCACGCTACATCAATGACCACATGTTCAACCATCTGAAGG GATATGCATCTGAGCAAAAGTGCATGTCAGTGGATGTGATTCGGAAGGCTTTCCGAGCGACTGAGGAGGGATTTCTCTCTCTAGTCAGTAATCAATGGTCGATGAGGCCTCAATTAGCGGCGGTAGGCTCTTGCTGTCTAGTTGGTGTCATTTGTGCTGGAACTCTCTATGTTGCAAATGTTGGGGACTCCCGTGCCATTCTGGGGAGACTTGTCAAGGGAACTGGAGAGGTTGTGGCAATGCAGCTCTCAGCAGAACATAATGCATCCTTCGAGGAGGTTAGGCGAGAGATGCAGGCAATGCATCCTGATGATCCCCATATTGTGGTCCTAAAGCACAATGTTTGGCGTGTGAAGGGTATTATTCAG ATAACAAGGTCCATTGGAGATGTGTATCTGAAGAGACCAGAATTCAACAGAGAACCTTTGCATAGCAAGTTTCGGCTTCCAGAAACTTTCCGGAGACCCCTTCTTAGTTCTGAGCCAGCAATCACTGTACACCAAATACAGTTAACTGATCAGTTCATCATTTTTGCATCTGATGGACTCTGGGAGCATCTTAGTAATCAGAAAGCAGTTGAGCTAGTCCACAGTAGTCCCCGTAAT GGGATTGCTCGAAAGCTGGTGAAGGCTGCAATGCAGGAAGCAGCAAAGAAGAGGGAGATGCGTTATTCAGATCTCAAGAAAATCGACCGTGGAGTGAGGCGCCACTTTCATGATGATATAACGGTCGTGGTGGTATTTTTTGATTCGAATGCCATAGCCATGGACGCCTGGAGCCGTCCCACAGTTTCTCTGCGAGGTGGCGGCGTTGCGCTCCCTGCAAATTCCCTTGCTCCATTCTCAGGTTCCTAG
- the LOC123437786 gene encoding putative magnesium transporter MRS2-G, translated as MGRRSGGRKLPFFSAASTSSSTKRTRSARRLPSLPKPSSPPPPSPTTPPPAPQATPSPPAPSPGGGGAAPAAVSGKVGKKKAGARLWMRLDRWGSSEILELDKASIIRRAGVPPRDLRILGPVFSHSSSILAREKAMVINLEFIRAIVTAEEVLLLDPLMQEVLPFVDQLRQHLPLRSLVGGNGEHGGDGNGGKQDGSPGDQVPCLNEATGAEHELPFEFQVLEVGLEAVCSTLDSSVAHLERHAIPVLDELTKNVSTKNLERVRSLKSNLTRLLARVQKVRDEIEHLLDDNEDMAHLYLTRKQAQNQQVEAIMTSAASNSIVPVGASLPRLNSSFRRSVSIATSIYLDNDVEDLEMLLEAYFMQLDGIRNRILSVREYIDDTEDYVNIQLDNQRNELIQLQLTLTIASFGIAINTFIVGAFAMNIPCHLYDIADGSFFWPFVGGTSSGCFVISVILLGYAWWKKLLGP; from the exons atggGGAGGCGATCCGGAGGCAGGAAGCTGCCCTTCTTCTCCGCCGCCTCCACCTCGTCCTCCACCAAGCGCACCCGCTCCGCGCGCCGCCTCCCTTCCCTGCCCAAGCCCAgctcgccgcctcccccctccccGACCACTCCGCCCCCGGCGCCGCAGGCCACCCCGTCTCCGCCTGCCCCCTCTCCCGGGGGCGGTGGCGCCGCCCCGGCCGCCGTGTCCGGCAAGGTCGGCAAGAAGAAGGCCGGCGCCCGCTTGTGGATGCGGCTGGACCGGTGGGGCTCCTCTGAGATCCTGGAGCTCGACAAGGCCTCCATCATCCGCCGCGCGGGCGTGCCCCCGCGCGACCTCCGCATCCTCGGCCCCGTCTTCTCCCACTCCTCCAGCATCCTCG CTAGAGAGAAGGCGATGGTGATCAACCTAGAATTCATCAGGGCGATCGTTACTGCAGAGGAGGTCCTCCTATTGGACCCTCTGATGCAGGAGGTGCTCCCTTTCGTCGACCAATTGAGGCAGCATCTCCCTCTGAGGAGCCTGGTTGGTGGGAATGGTGAGCACGGCGGTGATGGCAATGGGGGAAAGCAGGATGGTTCCCCCGGGGATCAAGTGCCCTGTCTTAATGAGGCAACCGGGGCAGAGCATGAGTTGCCATTCGAGTTCCAGGTGCTGGAGGTCGGGCTTGAGGCCGTGTGCTCGACGTTGGACTCGAGCGTGGCCCATCTTGAGAGGCATGCTATTCCTGTACTCGACGAGCTCACCAAGAATGTCAGCACTAAGAACTTGGAGCGTGTGCGAAGCCTCAAGAGTAACCTGACCCGTTTGCTTGCCCGCGTTCAGAAG GTCAGAGATGAGATAGAACATCTTCTAGATGATAATGAAGACATGGCACATCTTTATCTTACAAGGAAGCAAGCACAGAATCAGCAGGTTGAAGCTATAATGACGTCTGCTGCTTCCAATAGCATTGTTCCTGTAGGAGCAAGTCTGCCAAGGCTGAACTCCAGTTTTCGACGTAGTGTGAGCATTGCTACCAGTATATATTTGGATAACGATGTGGAAGACCTAGAGATGTTGCTTGAGGCCTACTTCATGCAGCTGGATGGAATTCGCAACAGAATTTTATCG GTCCGAGAGTATATTGATGACACAGAAGACTACGTCAACATTCAACTCGACAACCAGCGAAATGAACTGATCCAGCTTCAGCTTACGCTGACCATCGCATCGTTTGGCATAGCTATCAATACCTTCATAGTTGGGGCATTTGCGATGAACATTCCATGCCATCTTTACGACATCGCAGATGGCAGCTTCTTTTGGCCATTTGTGGGAGGTACCTCGTCGGGCTGCTTTGTGATCTCCGTCATTTTGTTAGGGTACGCCTGGTGGAAGAAGTTGCTCGGTCCCTGA